The following proteins are encoded in a genomic region of Acidobacteriota bacterium:
- a CDS encoding carboxypeptidase regulatory-like domain-containing protein, whose translation MVFDRALTLAEIQAVVNAGSSGICKPTAAAPPSGLVAWWGGDGDARDQTQYDHDGVQAYGPFYSVAKVGQAFNFDGVAGHYVEVAGNGAPFDPGTAEFSVDLWMRSRNSGANTYLVGKSLPDSGEGWDIRLNDNMIRLVGVNGWGFNLDSDASVTPNTWHHIAMSSTTSQVSLYIDGVLKGTCPRSSIIATANPLRFGHTTNYGGPAFDGQMDEIDFFNRAIAPAEVTSIYNAGLAGKLRTEYTPANTLAEPRGTTRQRTFDVPGIQLGDATLTLPVILTDGVTQQIPLDPAKLPPLPMGATPTNLTYDIATSAIWSGDPSICFNLPALSSVYRNLRILHLENGIWVNRTQVPGVNPILCTYGLTSLSPFTIADFGPTAASVSISGRVLTNNGSGVLNAIVQLTDQFGGTRTARTGTFGYYRFDEVPVGENYVISVASKRFVFVPRTIMVMDELDNVDLVAEPEMLE comes from the coding sequence ATGGTCTTTGACCGGGCTTTGACCCTGGCCGAGATTCAAGCGGTCGTCAATGCTGGGAGTTCGGGTATATGCAAGCCGACAGCAGCCGCACCGCCGAGTGGCCTTGTCGCATGGTGGGGCGGCGACGGTGACGCCCGCGACCAGACGCAATACGATCACGACGGCGTGCAGGCTTATGGCCCCTTCTACTCCGTCGCCAAGGTCGGTCAGGCGTTTAACTTTGACGGCGTAGCTGGCCACTATGTTGAGGTGGCGGGCAACGGAGCGCCGTTCGATCCGGGCACGGCCGAATTTTCGGTGGATCTTTGGATGAGATCGAGAAATTCCGGAGCCAATACGTATCTTGTCGGCAAATCGCTCCCGGATAGCGGCGAGGGTTGGGACATACGTCTGAATGACAACATGATCAGGCTCGTCGGGGTAAACGGTTGGGGTTTCAATCTCGATTCCGACGCCTCGGTCACGCCAAATACTTGGCACCATATCGCGATGTCATCGACGACGTCCCAGGTCAGCCTTTACATTGACGGCGTCCTCAAGGGCACGTGTCCGCGCAGCTCAATTATTGCGACGGCAAATCCGCTGCGATTTGGCCACACGACAAATTACGGAGGCCCGGCGTTTGACGGCCAGATGGACGAGATAGACTTTTTCAACCGTGCAATAGCGCCGGCTGAGGTCACGAGTATCTACAATGCCGGACTCGCCGGAAAACTGCGAACGGAGTATACGCCGGCAAATACACTTGCGGAACCACGCGGCACGACACGGCAAAGGACATTTGATGTGCCGGGAATTCAGTTGGGCGATGCAACGTTGACGCTTCCGGTGATCCTGACCGACGGTGTGACGCAGCAGATCCCGTTGGACCCGGCGAAACTTCCGCCGCTGCCAATGGGTGCGACGCCCACGAATCTGACCTACGATATTGCCACTTCGGCAATATGGAGCGGCGATCCGTCGATATGTTTTAACCTGCCGGCACTTTCGTCCGTTTATAGAAATCTGCGCATTCTGCATCTTGAAAACGGAATTTGGGTCAACCGGACACAGGTCCCGGGAGTGAACCCGATCCTCTGCACCTACGGCCTCACGAGTTTGTCGCCGTTCACCATCGCCGACTTTGGCCCGACCGCAGCCAGCGTATCGATATCGGGAAGGGTCTTGACCAACAATGGAAGCGGTGTGCTGAACGCGATCGTCCAACTGACCGATCAATTTGGCGGCACACGGACGGCCCGGACCGGTACGTTCGGTTACTACCGTTTTGACGAGGTGCCGGTCGGCGAAAATTACGTCATCAGCGTCGCCTCAAAGCGGTTCGTGTTCGTGCCGCGAACGATAATGGTCATGGACGAACTGGACAACGTCGATCTGGTGGCCGAGCCGGAAATGCTCGAATGA
- a CDS encoding tetratricopeptide repeat protein — MLFACGGSTAKFLAKGEEYLAKRKFHDALMQFRSAAESDSDSAKAHWGLARAYENLGQFNEALDELRKAVDLDGTNLEAKSKLGNYYLLIRPPLITEAEDLQKAVVEADPSFVEGHILKASILATQNRPENEVVAKVNEAIEIDPRRIETYLSLSRYYVSREKVPEAEAAIRKGIEMNPNGAIGYVEYGRFLTYANRNTEAEAQFTKAIAAEQGNIEAHEAIADFFVATKQNEKAEAEFKNLVTIQENSPESRLVLADFYATTSRQSEAIEVLTAIVADAPDYVRARYRLGQIYLDQKDTAKVTEQLEALFKINDSDIEALMLRARMYLQESKADLAVKDLEDILKKQPSQRDALYYISQAKIAIGQIDQARAFIADIERYHPKYLRVGLLKIQAAFSAGEPENALKQANELLSKVNAATPDAYNGVNALHDLQIKGLTSRGLAFLELGKLIDAHVDLERVLAMTPASSSAMVNLAKVCTARRDGAKALEYYEKALVADAANFDAMSGIVTISIQMKRTDQAHAKLGELITRNAGRGDVLAALHYLNSQVFAAEKNAASQESELMQAMSLDPNYLPAYSSFAALLVGRNQTGEAIAQYQKVVAMKPSAPVYTLLGILEDSRSNTAEAEKHYRQALDIAPDSPIAANNLAWLIAENGGNLDEALQLASAAVAKDQTVAGFYDTLGWVYLKKGLYSPAVEQLRKAIALDERSGRPETAGYRVRLATALSMAGDKASARREVETSLRSANELSQQEVADAKRVLASL, encoded by the coding sequence TTGTTGTTCGCCTGCGGCGGTTCCACCGCCAAGTTTCTGGCAAAGGGCGAAGAGTATCTGGCGAAACGTAAGTTTCACGATGCTCTGATGCAGTTCCGCTCGGCTGCCGAATCGGACAGCGACTCGGCAAAGGCGCATTGGGGATTGGCACGTGCGTATGAGAACCTCGGTCAATTCAACGAAGCCCTCGACGAACTGCGAAAGGCCGTAGACCTCGATGGGACCAACCTCGAAGCGAAATCAAAATTAGGCAACTATTATCTGCTCATCCGGCCGCCGCTTATCACCGAAGCCGAAGATCTGCAGAAAGCTGTCGTGGAGGCAGATCCGAGCTTTGTCGAAGGCCATATTCTGAAGGCCTCGATACTTGCTACGCAGAACCGGCCCGAAAACGAAGTGGTCGCTAAGGTCAACGAGGCGATCGAGATCGATCCGCGTCGAATTGAGACCTACTTGAGCCTCTCGCGATATTACGTTTCGCGTGAAAAGGTTCCCGAAGCCGAAGCGGCTATTCGAAAAGGCATTGAGATGAATCCGAACGGTGCGATCGGCTATGTCGAATACGGACGGTTCCTGACCTACGCGAATCGAAACACCGAGGCGGAAGCTCAGTTTACAAAGGCGATAGCCGCCGAACAAGGAAATATCGAGGCTCACGAGGCGATCGCGGATTTCTTTGTGGCGACCAAACAGAACGAGAAGGCAGAAGCGGAATTCAAGAACCTTGTCACAATTCAGGAAAACAGCCCCGAAAGCCGTCTGGTCTTAGCCGATTTTTACGCGACGACAAGCCGTCAGAGCGAGGCGATCGAGGTTCTGACCGCGATCGTTGCTGACGCCCCGGATTACGTTCGTGCCCGATATCGCTTGGGCCAGATCTATCTTGACCAGAAAGACACTGCCAAGGTAACCGAGCAGCTCGAGGCGTTGTTCAAGATCAATGACAGCGATATCGAGGCTCTGATGCTGCGGGCACGGATGTACCTGCAGGAAAGCAAAGCGGACCTGGCGGTCAAAGATCTCGAAGACATTCTCAAAAAACAGCCGAGCCAGCGTGACGCCCTTTACTACATTTCCCAAGCGAAAATCGCGATCGGACAGATCGATCAGGCGCGTGCCTTCATCGCCGATATCGAACGCTATCATCCAAAATATCTGCGGGTTGGCCTGTTGAAGATCCAGGCCGCATTCTCAGCCGGCGAACCGGAAAACGCGCTGAAGCAGGCAAATGAACTGTTATCGAAGGTAAATGCCGCCACCCCGGACGCTTACAACGGCGTCAATGCACTGCACGATCTGCAGATCAAAGGACTGACATCGCGAGGCCTCGCATTTCTCGAACTCGGAAAACTCATTGACGCGCACGTCGATCTCGAACGCGTACTTGCGATGACGCCGGCATCTTCGTCAGCAATGGTCAATCTTGCCAAGGTCTGTACGGCTCGACGCGACGGGGCGAAGGCGCTCGAGTATTACGAAAAGGCACTTGTCGCAGACGCTGCGAATTTTGACGCGATGAGCGGGATCGTGACGATCTCGATCCAAATGAAACGCACCGATCAGGCACACGCAAAACTCGGTGAACTGATCACCCGCAACGCCGGCCGCGGCGATGTGCTGGCTGCATTGCATTATCTCAATTCGCAGGTTTTCGCCGCAGAAAAGAACGCGGCGTCTCAGGAAAGTGAATTGATGCAGGCGATGTCGCTCGATCCGAATTATCTGCCGGCATACTCGTCGTTCGCGGCGTTGCTGGTCGGACGTAACCAAACAGGCGAAGCGATCGCACAATATCAGAAAGTCGTTGCAATGAAGCCGTCGGCGCCTGTTTATACCCTGCTCGGCATTCTCGAAGATTCGCGAAGTAACACTGCCGAGGCTGAAAAGCACTACCGCCAGGCACTCGACATCGCACCTGATTCGCCGATCGCCGCCAACAATCTGGCGTGGCTGATCGCCGAGAACGGCGGGAATCTCGATGAAGCGTTGCAGCTCGCGTCTGCGGCGGTTGCAAAAGATCAGACGGTGGCCGGTTTCTATGACACGCTCGGTTGGGTCTATCTGAAAAAGGGATTGTATTCGCCGGCCGTTGAGCAGCTTCGCAAGGCGATCGCACTTGACGAAAGATCGGGGCGGCCCGAAACCGCCGGTTACCGCGTCAGGCTGGCAACAGCATTATCGATGGCAGGTGATAAGGCATCGGCACGCCGCGAGGTCGAAACCTCGCTTAGGTCTGCGAACGAACTCAGCCAGCAGGAAGTGGCAGATGCAAAGAGAGTTTTGGCGAGCCTATAG
- a CDS encoding AAA family ATPase, producing the protein MYKEFFGLDDFPFTLTPDPRFIVFTPSYNEVLASLYYGLENAKGLIVLTGEVGTGKTTALRWILRRLDSSVLAAYVFNPRLSVEEFYHHVTQMLGIKDWTNKSELLNTMGKVLEERHRRGLRTVIIIDEAHELSDYVLEEIRLLLNFESDNAKHLQIVLTGQQELRDKLNQANLRQLKQRVALRCNMHSFPNVEEVERYITERLLIAGSGQPKIFSAEAIDYIYRCSEGIPRNINNLCDNAMLTAYAAGERMIGRSVIEEVAENLDLIPPMEKREQAAPMSDFKAPGVLTAEAREELWNNSQRSYPNGNGNGNGNGNGNGHSNGQAKPSEFKFDDIDDDIHLEIGELGGFY; encoded by the coding sequence ATGTATAAAGAATTTTTTGGCTTAGATGATTTTCCGTTCACACTGACGCCGGATCCGCGGTTTATCGTGTTCACGCCGAGCTACAACGAAGTTCTGGCGAGCCTTTATTACGGGCTTGAAAATGCCAAGGGCCTGATCGTGCTGACCGGCGAGGTCGGAACAGGCAAGACCACGGCTCTGAGATGGATACTTAGACGCCTCGATTCGTCAGTGCTCGCGGCGTATGTTTTCAATCCTCGGCTTTCGGTCGAGGAATTCTACCACCACGTCACGCAGATGCTCGGCATCAAGGACTGGACGAATAAATCCGAGCTGCTCAACACAATGGGCAAGGTCCTCGAAGAACGCCATCGCCGAGGCCTCAGGACCGTGATCATCATCGACGAGGCCCACGAACTTTCAGATTATGTACTCGAAGAGATCCGCCTGCTGCTCAATTTCGAGTCGGACAATGCCAAACATCTCCAGATCGTCCTGACCGGCCAGCAGGAACTCCGCGACAAGCTGAATCAGGCAAATCTTCGTCAGCTCAAACAGCGCGTTGCTCTGCGGTGCAATATGCACTCGTTCCCGAATGTCGAGGAGGTCGAACGTTACATTACCGAACGTCTGCTGATCGCAGGTTCGGGTCAGCCGAAGATCTTTTCGGCCGAGGCGATCGATTATATCTACCGCTGCTCGGAGGGAATACCGCGCAACATCAACAATCTCTGCGACAACGCAATGCTCACGGCGTATGCCGCCGGTGAACGTATGATCGGCCGCAGTGTGATCGAGGAAGTCGCTGAAAATCTCGACCTCATTCCGCCTATGGAAAAACGCGAACAGGCTGCTCCGATGTCTGATTTCAAGGCTCCGGGCGTACTGACGGCCGAAGCACGCGAAGAGCTGTGGAACAACAGCCAGCGTTCGTACCCCAACGGGAATGGCAACGGGAATGGCAACGGGAATGGAAATGGCCATTCGAACGGTCAGGCGAAGCCAAGCGAATTCAAATTCGACGACATCGACGATGACATACATCTCGAGATCGGTGAATTGGGCGGATTTTACTAA
- a CDS encoding CpsD/CapB family tyrosine-protein kinase has product MSILQALQKKRSEQPNGEGTATVVPFNGDVRRAYVPADLVAPEFAIGTPVSTFNGQPESNFGTALPDLETGITAGANLNVDSPTRSVVKPLPDFVSWQVDPERVEPRLVAITQPNSSYCEEYRSLRTHVLHKGQRNDLKTIVVASVNPSEGKSVTSINLSWLLAQTDGVRALIIDSDLRMPSLADYMGIETDRGLSDVLAGTATLKESIIRLEPSGLHLLPGGEARQDVAELISGPKFKEILREAREMFDYVIIDAPPLGIFTDATVLINHADGAILVVRANRTKYGALERILEPLPKDRMLGVVLNQSEDVMDESHYNYGYYNYKRLNEQVGP; this is encoded by the coding sequence ATGAGCATCTTACAAGCATTACAAAAGAAAAGATCTGAGCAACCGAATGGTGAGGGTACAGCGACGGTTGTGCCATTCAACGGTGACGTTCGACGGGCATATGTACCGGCGGACCTTGTCGCACCTGAATTCGCCATCGGTACTCCAGTATCGACGTTCAATGGGCAGCCGGAATCTAACTTCGGGACGGCACTCCCTGATTTGGAAACGGGCATAACTGCCGGGGCAAATTTGAACGTCGACAGCCCAACGCGCTCGGTCGTCAAGCCGCTGCCTGACTTTGTCAGCTGGCAGGTTGACCCCGAGCGCGTTGAGCCTCGCCTCGTGGCGATCACTCAGCCGAATTCATCGTATTGCGAGGAATATAGATCTCTGCGAACGCACGTCCTGCACAAAGGACAGCGAAACGATCTCAAGACCATCGTCGTCGCCAGCGTCAATCCCAGCGAAGGTAAATCGGTGACGTCGATCAATCTCTCGTGGCTGCTCGCACAGACCGATGGCGTGCGGGCCTTGATCATCGACAGTGATCTGCGTATGCCGAGCCTTGCCGATTATATGGGTATCGAGACCGACCGAGGTTTGTCGGATGTGCTTGCCGGAACAGCGACGCTCAAGGAATCGATCATCAGGCTTGAGCCTTCAGGACTACATCTTTTGCCGGGCGGCGAAGCCCGCCAGGATGTGGCCGAGCTGATCTCGGGGCCGAAATTCAAAGAAATATTGCGCGAAGCTCGCGAAATGTTTGATTACGTGATCATCGACGCACCGCCACTCGGCATCTTTACCGATGCGACCGTGCTGATCAATCACGCTGACGGAGCGATTCTAGTGGTGCGGGCAAACCGCACAAAATACGGAGCCCTCGAACGCATTCTCGAACCTTTGCCCAAGGATCGGATGCTCGGAGTCGTTCTCAATCAGAGCGAAGACGTGATGGACGAATCGCATTATAACTACGGTTATTACAACTACAAACGTTTGAATGAACAGGTCGGTCCGTAA
- a CDS encoding TIGR03013 family PEP-CTERM/XrtA system glycosyltransferase, which translates to MGASRFSPRKFWLITADAAIIYGGVILALYLRLGIDGSVNELSERNGWVKIGLATSVCLLNLYFYDLYDYIVMTNRRELLLRLVQALGIAWALLALLFYFAPPLMIGRGVSIISVPLVLALLLGWRIAIHSLTGHPEIGEKILVVGTGKTALDTAEAVWDRRDAGYRIVGFISENGAKPMEKLGKSVILGKGPDLESVIINEKIDRVVIAVRERRGAFPTEALLRMSLAGDVSIEECTSFFERITGKVHVDMLRPSWLIFAGRRRDSRVKAVFREMMHRLLALVGLIVSFPVGVLTAILIKLESRGPVFYKQERVGKNGHIFNVIKFRSMRTDAESDGKPVWAVDNDDRTTRVGKVIRKIRVDEIPQFGNILKGEMNFVGPRPERPHFVKQLATEISFYEHRHLVAPGLTGWAQIKYPYGASVADAIQKLQYDLYYIKNQSLTLDLVIVFETVKTVLFGKGGR; encoded by the coding sequence ATGGGTGCCTCACGGTTTAGTCCGAGAAAATTTTGGCTGATCACAGCCGACGCCGCGATCATATATGGCGGCGTCATTCTCGCGCTTTATTTGCGGCTTGGCATCGATGGTTCGGTAAACGAATTGAGTGAACGGAACGGCTGGGTCAAGATCGGCCTCGCGACCTCGGTCTGCCTGTTAAACCTCTATTTCTACGACCTTTACGACTACATTGTGATGACCAACCGCCGGGAGCTGCTGTTGCGGCTGGTGCAGGCGTTGGGCATTGCGTGGGCTTTGCTCGCGTTATTGTTCTATTTTGCTCCGCCGCTGATGATCGGCCGCGGTGTGTCGATCATTTCGGTTCCGCTGGTCCTGGCTCTATTGCTTGGCTGGCGGATCGCGATCCACAGTCTGACGGGCCATCCGGAGATCGGCGAAAAGATACTCGTCGTCGGCACGGGCAAGACCGCTCTCGACACTGCCGAAGCTGTCTGGGATCGACGCGATGCCGGATACCGCATCGTCGGATTTATCTCAGAGAACGGTGCAAAACCGATGGAGAAGCTCGGGAAGTCGGTAATTCTCGGAAAAGGCCCCGATCTCGAATCCGTCATCATCAACGAAAAGATCGATCGCGTCGTGATCGCCGTTCGCGAACGCCGCGGTGCCTTTCCGACGGAAGCTCTGCTCAGGATGAGCCTTGCGGGAGATGTTTCTATTGAAGAATGTACGTCATTCTTCGAACGCATCACGGGCAAGGTCCACGTTGATATGCTGCGGCCTTCGTGGCTGATATTTGCAGGCCGGCGGCGGGATTCACGCGTCAAGGCGGTTTTTCGCGAGATGATGCATCGGCTGTTGGCTCTCGTTGGACTGATCGTTTCGTTTCCGGTCGGCGTATTGACGGCAATACTGATAAAACTCGAGTCTCGCGGACCGGTCTTTTACAAACAGGAACGCGTCGGCAAGAACGGCCACATTTTTAATGTGATCAAATTCCGCTCGATGCGGACGGATGCCGAATCGGACGGAAAGCCCGTATGGGCAGTAGATAACGACGACCGGACGACGCGTGTCGGAAAGGTAATACGCAAGATCCGCGTCGATGAGATACCGCAGTTCGGGAATATTCTGAAGGGCGAGATGAACTTTGTCGGTCCGCGGCCTGAGCGTCCGCATTTCGTCAAGCAGCTCGCGACCGAGATCTCGTTCTATGAACATCGTCACTTGGTCGCACCCGGCCTGACGGGCTGGGCACAGATCAAATATCCGTACGGAGCCTCGGTCGCCGACGCGATACAAAAGCTGCAGTACGACCTGTATTACATCAAGAATCAAAGCCTGACACTGGATCTGGTCATCGTTTTTGAGACGGTGAAAACAGTGCTGTTCGGTAAAGGCGGCCGGTAA
- a CDS encoding polysaccharide export protein: MKVVRSIVNISLLLAVAAAAVLAQDTANFAKNDTAKSDPMVIATPTPGTAAVSEDDPAVDSPEAKEVYNYYNNYLKEYRLGPNDVITVEVFGQCPDYCKIGVTVPPTARISYPLIREGVLVAGKTVEQVAAEITKKLDEYIIDPKVSVTLDKAMSIRYSVMGKVTTPGVRIMDRKISVYEAVIDAGGVAKGGDRKKTVIVSYTPQGKLSRRVVSLADMESGKAEMVFLNPGDQVFVPGKGFSFEKVLEYIGRASSVRMLFGSPF, from the coding sequence ATGAAAGTAGTTAGATCGATAGTAAATATTTCATTGCTGCTGGCCGTGGCCGCGGCGGCGGTCCTCGCCCAGGATACGGCGAATTTCGCAAAGAACGATACGGCGAAATCCGACCCGATGGTCATCGCGACGCCGACGCCCGGAACAGCCGCAGTATCTGAGGACGATCCGGCGGTCGATTCGCCTGAAGCGAAGGAAGTTTACAATTACTACAACAACTATCTAAAAGAATATCGGCTCGGTCCGAACGATGTGATCACGGTCGAAGTTTTCGGCCAGTGCCCGGACTATTGCAAAATCGGCGTCACTGTGCCGCCGACCGCCCGCATATCATATCCGTTGATCCGCGAAGGTGTGCTTGTTGCCGGCAAAACTGTCGAGCAGGTCGCCGCCGAGATCACCAAAAAGCTGGACGAATATATCATCGACCCGAAAGTTTCGGTCACGCTCGATAAAGCGATGTCGATCCGCTATAGCGTGATGGGCAAGGTCACGACGCCCGGCGTTCGCATCATGGACCGCAAGATCAGCGTATACGAAGCCGTCATCGACGCCGGCGGCGTTGCCAAGGGCGGGGACAGGAAAAAGACCGTCATCGTCAGCTACACACCGCAGGGCAAGCTCAGCCGACGCGTTGTCAGCCTCGCGGATATGGAAAGCGGCAAGGCGGAAATGGTATTTCTAAATCCGGGCGATCAGGTCTTCGTGCCAGGCAAGGGATTCAGCTTCGAAAAGGTCCTGGAATATATCGGTCGAGCGAGTTCGGTGAGAATGCTGTTCGGCAGCCCGTTCTAA